In the Carboxydothermus hydrogenoformans Z-2901 genome, one interval contains:
- a CDS encoding cytochrome c3 family protein: protein MRNFMFFLFFGLILGVVTSTAFAAQIRVGQDYGPTPKYFNADDKAYYPAEIYLPNETNPARYRIHSNYSRNTDACAACHATHTAVGETLLQWGTVYDTCMACHDGTISTTYNVQEGEIGANGKPTYGGMFGIGNEPFLSNHLVTGAVKIFAAPGGNITGNYETYDVPDQGQGKMWDITFGCESCHSPHGLGGNARILNPNVNAYSLVNYKTNFSLKKVTEGNETFWVALSSGNSFDSTAKNAYQWVRSYPYLKGTKVYFDGTEKVEGVDYELSNSQGYTKIKVLQGNPATITASFYPALQVAMTITNYLDGDNTSQSPDSETVIHVKGINAFCGACHTDYNTENVYKDSTKSEPNGSSDLLNGKYTEAYRHQVGFNVADFEQYLPNSNMAYELRGGKKFMTCLTCHYAHGVSQSFWEKTLEGNWFPEAKSYWGTLPLVEIAGSSALKRAPNMATCETCHRKGPASEGYTANSAGSTPGNNRDTPVNPSFPLTRVDNTLCQKCHEKIYTGWLQTKHANLRGDRVDCQDCHTGGSEHVKSPSGTYMDSISELNYQQQVAKCAGANCHGNTSDSLANMDYNNDTISFVDSSTPQVREHVSSKHYNVGAMTCTTCHNPHGVIKHNNQTYELKYQPNSLCAFCHDLGEFAGAFNWEDYMPPVPRAAVNGAAYHLHSFTYKEANFPGWLDSDH from the coding sequence TTGCGAAATTTTATGTTTTTTCTTTTCTTCGGACTCATCCTGGGGGTTGTAACATCGACTGCTTTTGCTGCCCAGATAAGGGTAGGCCAGGATTACGGACCAACTCCCAAGTACTTTAATGCCGATGATAAAGCCTATTACCCCGCGGAAATTTACCTGCCCAATGAAACCAATCCTGCCCGGTACCGCATCCACTCCAATTATAGCCGGAATACCGATGCCTGTGCTGCCTGCCACGCCACCCACACGGCAGTGGGGGAAACCCTGCTCCAGTGGGGAACGGTATATGATACCTGCATGGCCTGCCACGACGGCACCATTTCCACCACTTATAATGTGCAGGAAGGGGAAATAGGCGCCAACGGTAAACCCACTTACGGCGGTATGTTTGGCATAGGTAATGAACCTTTTCTTTCCAACCATCTGGTGACCGGAGCGGTAAAAATCTTTGCTGCACCCGGTGGAAATATCACCGGAAATTATGAAACCTATGATGTACCGGACCAGGGGCAGGGAAAAATGTGGGATATAACCTTTGGCTGTGAGTCCTGCCACAGCCCTCACGGCTTGGGCGGCAACGCCCGCATCTTAAACCCCAATGTTAATGCATACAGCCTGGTAAATTATAAGACTAATTTTTCCCTTAAAAAAGTTACTGAAGGGAATGAGACTTTCTGGGTAGCCTTAAGTAGCGGCAACAGTTTTGATTCCACTGCCAAAAATGCTTACCAGTGGGTAAGAAGTTATCCGTATCTTAAAGGAACAAAAGTTTATTTTGATGGTACTGAAAAAGTCGAGGGAGTGGACTATGAACTTAGTAATTCCCAGGGGTATACTAAAATAAAAGTTTTACAGGGTAATCCTGCCACCATTACGGCGTCCTTTTATCCCGCCCTGCAAGTAGCCATGACCATTACCAATTATCTTGATGGTGATAACACTTCCCAGTCTCCCGACTCCGAAACGGTCATTCACGTAAAAGGCATCAATGCTTTCTGCGGGGCTTGCCATACCGACTACAATACCGAAAACGTTTATAAGGATAGTACGAAATCAGAACCCAACGGCTCTTCCGACCTTTTAAACGGGAAATACACGGAAGCTTACCGGCACCAGGTTGGTTTTAACGTGGCCGACTTTGAACAGTATCTTCCAAACTCCAATATGGCTTATGAGCTCCGGGGTGGTAAAAAATTCATGACCTGTCTTACCTGCCATTATGCTCATGGTGTAAGTCAAAGTTTTTGGGAGAAGACATTAGAAGGGAACTGGTTCCCGGAAGCAAAAAGTTACTGGGGTACCTTGCCGTTAGTTGAAATTGCCGGATCTTCTGCTCTAAAACGGGCTCCCAACATGGCGACCTGCGAAACCTGCCACCGTAAAGGTCCTGCTTCCGAAGGATATACGGCCAATTCTGCAGGAAGTACGCCGGGAAATAATCGTGATACTCCTGTAAATCCTTCCTTCCCATTGACCCGGGTAGACAACACCCTCTGCCAAAAATGTCACGAAAAAATCTATACCGGCTGGCTGCAAACTAAACACGCAAATCTAAGGGGAGATAGGGTAGACTGTCAGGATTGCCATACCGGCGGCAGTGAACACGTAAAGTCGCCTTCAGGGACGTATATGGATAGCATTTCTGAGCTAAATTACCAGCAGCAGGTAGCAAAATGTGCAGGTGCCAATTGTCACGGAAATACCAGTGATAGTTTAGCAAACATGGATTATAACAACGATACCATAAGCTTTGTAGACAGCAGCACTCCCCAGGTAAGAGAACATGTCAGCAGTAAGCACTACAACGTAGGTGCGATGACCTGTACTACATGCCATAATCCTCACGGAGTAATTAAGCACAACAATCAAACCTATGAGTTAAAATACCAGCCCAATTCCCTCTGTGCCTTTTGCCACGATTTAGGCGAATTTGCCGGTGCCTTTAACTGGGAAGATTATATGCCTCCGGTTCCAAGGGCAGCGGTAAATGGTGCTGCCTATCATCTCCACTCTTTTACCTATAAAGAAGCCAATTTTCCCGGGTGGTTGGATAGTGATCATTAA
- a CDS encoding cytochrome c3 family protein → MKGKIKVLCLLILALLILGSNAYAAQLLTGDTYAPTVKKVYDEQRGMVSKFNADDKTYYPNEIYLPNEANPANYRIHTNYSKNTDACAACHATHTAVGQTLLQWGTVYDTCMACHDGTISTTYDVQMGTIATTQKPTYGGMFGSGNEDSLSNHLVTGAVQIFAAPGGNVTGNYETNDTPDKAGATAWDITFGCESCHSPHGLGGNARILNPNVNAYSYLNYKSNVAYVYNSATGYYENSQKYQWVRSYPYNKGTQVWVNGQLKTEGVDYLLDGTSGETRIKLLQGNGSVTVVYAYFYPALQVKMEVKNYLQSGESVQHTSGINQFCGACHTDYNTDTGDIDTSTGSSDKLTGHYTEAYRHQVGFKVDEFKAFLPLTNMVYEKRSNGDVMTCLTCHYAHGVSKEFWKRTLLDSTKAAVYGYWSEVGENGLKELAGSSALKRAPNMGTCETCHRKGPAAEGYNANTGQSVSVTATTYESQTGATAVGSGKCQSCHPKYYTGWSKTAHFDNGVGCEACHGNGSLHVKAPNSRNITNPATKNVEGKVDTCGTANCHGKGATKRTEIYDFGGVSESIIYYSEAMSQVQEFKESKHYSKGGVYCSTCHNPHGMIADKNGIEKQLKYLPNALCGSCHDTGAAFDWATFMPKVARSDGSDQALHSFTAFESEMPGLR, encoded by the coding sequence TTGAAGGGGAAGATTAAGGTATTGTGTTTACTGATTTTAGCCCTGCTGATTTTAGGGTCCAACGCTTACGCCGCCCAGCTTTTGACGGGCGACACCTACGCCCCTACGGTAAAGAAAGTATATGACGAGCAGAGGGGCATGGTAAGTAAGTTTAATGCCGATGATAAAACCTATTACCCCAATGAAATTTATTTACCCAATGAAGCCAATCCTGCCAATTACCGCATTCACACCAACTATTCCAAAAACACCGACGCCTGTGCGGCCTGCCACGCCACCCACACGGCGGTAGGTCAAACCCTTTTACAGTGGGGAACGGTGTACGACACCTGCATGGCCTGCCATGACGGCACCATCTCGACCACCTATGATGTGCAAATGGGAACCATCGCCACTACCCAAAAGCCCACCTACGGCGGAATGTTTGGCAGCGGCAATGAAGATTCCCTCTCCAACCACTTGGTCACCGGAGCGGTTCAGATTTTCGCTGCCCCCGGGGGAAACGTTACCGGCAACTATGAAACCAACGACACTCCCGACAAAGCCGGTGCCACTGCCTGGGATATTACCTTTGGCTGTGAATCGTGCCATAGCCCCCACGGCTTGGGCGGTAACGCCCGAATCCTAAACCCCAACGTCAATGCTTACAGCTACCTGAACTACAAGTCCAATGTGGCGTATGTTTATAATTCTGCTACCGGTTATTACGAAAACAGCCAGAAATATCAGTGGGTCAGAAGCTATCCTTACAATAAAGGCACCCAGGTCTGGGTAAACGGTCAGTTAAAGACCGAAGGGGTGGACTACCTTTTGGACGGTACCAGCGGCGAAACCAGGATTAAATTACTCCAGGGAAACGGCAGCGTAACGGTAGTATATGCCTACTTCTATCCCGCTTTGCAGGTAAAAATGGAAGTAAAAAATTATCTGCAGTCCGGCGAATCCGTCCAGCACACTTCCGGAATCAACCAGTTCTGCGGAGCCTGCCACACCGACTACAACACCGATACCGGGGATATCGACACCAGCACCGGCTCTTCGGATAAATTAACCGGCCACTACACCGAAGCCTACCGGCACCAGGTTGGCTTTAAGGTGGACGAGTTTAAAGCGTTCTTACCCTTGACCAACATGGTTTACGAAAAGCGGAGTAACGGCGATGTCATGACCTGCCTCACCTGCCACTATGCCCACGGTGTAAGCAAGGAATTCTGGAAGCGGACGCTACTGGACAGCACCAAAGCAGCCGTATACGGCTACTGGAGCGAGGTAGGAGAGAATGGTTTAAAAGAGCTTGCCGGGTCTTCGGCGTTAAAGCGGGCGCCCAACATGGGGACCTGTGAGACCTGCCACCGGAAAGGCCCCGCGGCTGAAGGCTACAACGCCAATACCGGACAAAGCGTAAGTGTAACCGCCACCACTTACGAAAGCCAGACGGGAGCTACGGCGGTGGGCAGCGGCAAATGCCAGTCCTGCCACCCGAAATATTATACCGGCTGGAGTAAAACCGCTCACTTTGACAACGGCGTAGGCTGCGAAGCCTGCCACGGAAACGGAAGCCTTCACGTCAAAGCCCCCAACAGCCGAAACATCACCAACCCTGCTACAAAGAACGTAGAAGGGAAGGTTGACACCTGCGGTACCGCAAACTGTCACGGTAAAGGAGCAACCAAGAGAACAGAAATTTATGATTTTGGCGGTGTAAGTGAAAGCATAATTTACTACAGTGAAGCCATGAGTCAGGTGCAGGAATTTAAGGAAAGCAAGCATTACAGTAAAGGCGGTGTTTACTGTTCCACCTGCCACAACCCGCACGGCATGATAGCGGATAAGAACGGAATCGAAAAGCAGCTAAAATACCTGCCGAACGCTTTATGCGGCAGCTGCCATGATACCGGAGCGGCCTTTGACTGGGCAACCTTTATGCCGAAGGTAGCAAGAAGCGATGGAAGCGACCAGGCTTTACACAGCTTTACGGCCTTTGAATCGGAAATGCCGGGTTTAAGATAA
- a CDS encoding Fur family transcriptional regulator: MNVREAYKILRDKGIKITPQRQALLELFADEKSYTAREIAEKLRRHYPGFSFDTVYRNLKLYCRCGILTETMAPDGIARFSLNTGQHRHYFTCLACGEKVALESCPIEENKFNLPGKVGTITYHRIELFGKCAACEEGKK; encoded by the coding sequence ATGAATGTAAGAGAAGCATATAAAATTTTACGGGATAAGGGCATAAAGATTACACCGCAGCGGCAGGCGCTTTTAGAGCTTTTTGCCGATGAAAAAAGCTATACCGCCCGGGAGATTGCCGAAAAATTGCGCCGGCATTACCCTGGTTTTAGTTTCGATACCGTTTACCGTAACTTAAAGCTTTACTGCCGGTGCGGGATTTTAACCGAGACCATGGCGCCGGACGGGATAGCCCGCTTTTCCTTAAATACCGGACAGCACCGCCATTATTTCACCTGCCTTGCCTGCGGGGAGAAAGTGGCCCTGGAATCGTGTCCTATTGAAGAAAATAAATTTAACCTTCCGGGAAAAGTGGGGACGATAACGTATCACCGGATTGAACTTTTTGGAAAGTGTGCAGCCTGCGAGGAGGGGAAAAAGTGA
- a CDS encoding metal ABC transporter substrate-binding protein, with protein MKRVLALVLVFTLFVLSGCSNARTASTTDSGKPLIVTSIYPYGELAREIAGDKAEVTVLAPPGADAHDFEPKPSDLFTLRKADLIILNGGGLEPWAGKIIKLLGKDKVIEAEKILEGKVKKDDPHYWLSLIFARKIAEAIKDNLVTLDPGNKSYYEENYRKLADKLYELHLAMVDLTSDLKTRKIFTLHRAFGYFAADYGLQEISLMSGKEAEATVGDIEKFMKEFSAEGCEYVFFDPVFGKKVAEKVSENYRVKFMPLYTLEGVDETLKGKSYLELMQENIETLRLVLGGDD; from the coding sequence GTGAAGCGAGTACTTGCGCTGGTTTTAGTTTTTACTTTATTTGTACTTTCGGGCTGTTCCAATGCCCGGACGGCTTCTACAACCGATAGCGGTAAGCCTTTGATTGTTACTTCAATTTATCCCTATGGTGAGCTTGCCCGGGAGATTGCCGGGGATAAAGCTGAGGTTACGGTTTTAGCCCCTCCTGGAGCCGATGCCCATGATTTTGAACCAAAACCTTCCGACCTTTTTACCCTGAGGAAGGCCGATTTAATCATCTTAAATGGTGGGGGCTTAGAGCCCTGGGCCGGAAAGATAATCAAGCTTTTAGGAAAAGATAAGGTTATTGAAGCGGAAAAAATTTTGGAAGGCAAAGTAAAAAAAGACGATCCCCATTACTGGCTATCTTTGATATTTGCCCGCAAAATAGCCGAAGCTATTAAGGATAATTTAGTAACGCTGGATCCGGGAAATAAAAGCTACTATGAGGAAAATTACCGCAAACTTGCCGATAAACTTTATGAGCTGCATTTGGCGATGGTGGATCTTACCTCGGACCTAAAAACCCGCAAGATTTTTACCCTGCACCGGGCCTTTGGTTATTTTGCAGCCGATTACGGTTTACAGGAAATTTCCCTGATGTCCGGAAAGGAAGCGGAAGCAACCGTTGGCGATATTGAAAAGTTTATGAAAGAATTTTCGGCGGAAGGTTGTGAATACGTATTTTTTGACCCGGTTTTTGGTAAAAAGGTTGCGGAAAAAGTTTCTGAAAACTACAGGGTGAAGTTTATGCCCCTTTATACTTTAGAAGGAGTTGATGAAACCCTAAAAGGTAAAAGCTATTTAGAATTAATGCAGGAGAATATTGAAACTTTGCGCCTTGTTTTAGGAGGAGATGATTAA
- a CDS encoding ATP-binding cassette domain-containing protein: MGLEVKNLSVNYGGEPVLEDINFSLKEGDFLLVLGKNGAGKSTLLKAIVGEIPYFGIIKTFNHKIGYVAQKIPGTIPFPVTVEELVLARNAEGKTKIILQ, encoded by the coding sequence TTGGGGCTAGAAGTTAAAAACCTCTCTGTAAATTACGGCGGTGAGCCGGTATTAGAGGATATAAATTTTTCATTAAAGGAAGGGGATTTTCTTTTGGTTCTGGGAAAAAACGGGGCAGGTAAGTCTACCCTGTTAAAAGCGATTGTTGGGGAGATTCCTTACTTCGGGATTATAAAGACCTTTAACCATAAAATTGGTTATGTGGCGCAGAAAATTCCCGGGACCATCCCCTTTCCGGTTACCGTGGAAGAATTGGTGCTGGCCCGGAACGCTGAAGGGAAAACCAAAATTATTTTACAGTAA
- a CDS encoding ATP-binding cassette domain-containing protein produces MWRRKFPGPSPFRLPWKNWCWPGTLKGKPKLFYSKEDREVAVEALKATNLLNKRNRLLGNLSGGELRRAFIARALAGKADLLLLDEPTSGLDQMSRKELYQVLNTFFREDTIILMVTHDPKEIKILGNKVLHIDKKALYFGDKDGYLAGEERELGFECCPE; encoded by the coding sequence ATGTGGCGCAGAAAATTCCCGGGACCATCCCCTTTCCGGTTACCGTGGAAGAATTGGTGCTGGCCCGGAACGCTGAAGGGAAAACCAAAATTATTTTACAGTAAGGAAGACCGGGAAGTTGCCGTAGAAGCGCTTAAGGCTACCAACCTTCTTAATAAAAGGAATAGACTCTTAGGAAACCTCTCCGGCGGGGAGCTAAGGCGGGCGTTTATTGCCCGAGCGCTGGCGGGAAAAGCCGATTTGTTATTGTTAGATGAACCCACCAGTGGTCTTGACCAGATGAGCCGGAAAGAATTGTATCAGGTGTTAAATACTTTTTTCAGAGAAGACACCATTATTTTAATGGTTACCCATGATCCAAAGGAGATAAAAATTTTAGGGAATAAAGTGCTGCACATAGATAAAAAAGCGTTGTATTTTGGGGATAAAGACGGCTATCTTGCAGGGGAGGAAAGGGAACTTGGATTTGAATGTTGTCCAGAATAG
- a CDS encoding metal ABC transporter permease, with the protein MDLNVVQNSLLIALLLAIEGSLVGVFLLVRRYSLLADALAHFSLVGAALGVFFGFSSLLGGVFAALTGGVILETLRYKENAFNDANLALISAGGLSLALIIASLKGEVWQSLGQYLFGSILFAGKRDLIWAFVTFLGVLLFLLFYSRHLLLLSIDQSGAKSQGIKVRFSEFFLIILATIVVSFGIQAVGALLTGAFLVLPALIGIELARSFTGLIVWAVTVSLIMAVAGIIITFFLNLPPGATIVATGVLIYILVVSGKKLGQRGK; encoded by the coding sequence TTGGATTTGAATGTTGTCCAGAATAGCCTTTTAATTGCCCTCCTTTTGGCCATTGAGGGAAGCCTTGTGGGGGTTTTTTTACTGGTAAGAAGGTACAGCCTTTTAGCCGATGCTTTAGCCCACTTTTCTTTGGTCGGGGCCGCATTAGGGGTGTTTTTCGGCTTTTCTTCCCTTTTAGGCGGAGTTTTTGCGGCTTTAACCGGCGGCGTTATCTTGGAGACGCTACGCTACAAAGAAAATGCTTTTAACGACGCAAACCTTGCCTTGATTTCGGCAGGAGGTTTGTCTTTAGCGCTCATTATTGCTTCTTTAAAAGGAGAGGTCTGGCAAAGTTTGGGTCAGTATTTGTTCGGCAGTATCCTCTTTGCCGGGAAAAGGGATTTAATCTGGGCCTTTGTTACTTTTCTCGGGGTCTTATTATTTCTTTTGTTTTATAGCCGGCATTTGCTGCTTCTTTCCATAGACCAGTCCGGGGCCAAAAGCCAGGGGATAAAGGTAAGGTTTAGCGAGTTTTTCCTGATCATTTTAGCTACCATAGTGGTTTCTTTTGGTATTCAAGCGGTGGGGGCATTACTTACCGGTGCTTTTTTGGTGCTTCCGGCTTTAATTGGCATTGAACTCGCCCGTTCCTTTACCGGGTTAATTGTCTGGGCGGTGACGGTTAGCTTAATTATGGCCGTGGCGGGGATAATTATTACATTTTTCTTAAACTTGCCGCCGGGTGCTACCATTGTGGCCACCGGTGTATTAATATATATTTTGGTAGTATCAGGGAAAAAACTTGGGCAAAGGGGGAAGTAA
- a CDS encoding S1C family serine protease, which yields MYQYRMDEPRGHRPSWFTVIVVAVIAGLIGSMAGIYAYPKLFPAKNTKIEYTLPQTPEVKTAEYSYTPVVAVAKKVSPAVVGISNIAPGGFFGLGGLEEKSSGSGFIISPDGYIVTNNHVVEGAYELYVSLADGRQMKAKIIGTDPRADLAVIKVNAKNLPVVTLGHSSTLQVGELAIAIGNPLGKEFARSVTVGVISALNRTLTYESGEKSLRLIQTDAAINPGNSGGPLCNAKGEVVGINSAKISIPGFEGMGFAIPIDEAKPIIEQLINKGYVTRPWLGIAGAEISEQEAQYYDIPQGIYIEGVVEGGPADKAGIQAKDIITAINGTKITTMAELTDELFKHKPGEKIKVEVYRLKEGKKYTLEVTLGEKPRE from the coding sequence ATGTACCAGTACCGTATGGATGAGCCGAGAGGACACCGGCCTTCGTGGTTTACGGTAATAGTGGTGGCGGTAATTGCCGGTTTAATTGGGAGCATGGCGGGGATTTATGCCTATCCCAAACTTTTTCCCGCGAAGAATACGAAGATAGAATATACACTACCCCAGACTCCCGAAGTAAAAACCGCCGAATACAGCTATACGCCGGTGGTGGCGGTGGCCAAGAAGGTATCACCGGCGGTGGTGGGGATATCCAATATTGCGCCGGGGGGCTTTTTTGGCCTGGGAGGGCTTGAAGAAAAAAGCTCCGGATCTGGCTTTATCATTTCTCCCGATGGCTACATCGTTACCAACAACCACGTGGTAGAAGGAGCATATGAGCTGTATGTGAGTTTGGCCGATGGCCGGCAGATGAAGGCCAAAATCATCGGTACCGACCCGCGGGCGGACCTGGCGGTGATAAAGGTAAATGCCAAAAATTTACCGGTAGTAACCCTGGGTCATTCCAGCACTTTGCAGGTAGGAGAGCTGGCCATTGCCATCGGAAACCCTCTGGGTAAAGAATTTGCCCGAAGTGTCACCGTCGGGGTGATAAGTGCCCTTAATAGAACGTTAACTTATGAATCGGGAGAAAAAAGTCTTAGGCTGATTCAGACCGATGCGGCTATTAACCCTGGCAATTCCGGTGGACCTCTCTGCAACGCCAAAGGGGAAGTGGTAGGGATAAATTCGGCCAAAATTTCCATTCCGGGCTTTGAGGGAATGGGCTTTGCCATCCCGATCGATGAGGCAAAACCGATTATTGAGCAGCTAATTAACAAGGGTTACGTTACCCGGCCGTGGCTGGGCATTGCCGGTGCGGAAATTTCCGAACAGGAAGCCCAGTATTACGATATACCCCAGGGAATTTACATTGAAGGGGTTGTCGAAGGTGGACCGGCGGATAAAGCCGGTATTCAGGCTAAAGATATTATTACCGCCATTAACGGTACGAAAATTACCACCATGGCGGAACTAACCGATGAACTGTTTAAACACAAGCCGGGAGAAAAAATAAAAGTAGAAGTATACCGGCTAAAGGAAGGCAAAAAATATACCTTAGAAGTAACCTTGGGCGAAAAACCAAGAGAATAA
- a CDS encoding TldD/PmbA family protein translates to MEILELALAEIKAKKADGEVCYTRGEELSVEVREGRVETVKQAVEEGVGVRVFYEGRLGFAYTTVMTPEKIKETVEKAVQAAKITDSDPYLRLAKPSTYPTPELTDPEITTASLEEKVNLALTMEREALNFSPKIKGIETAAYDDYHYQWHLANTEGFFGSFSGNYASIYIYLASEDESGSETAFSYKVTRKFKEIDPKAVGREAAEKAVAKLGAGKVPSGRYMALLDPYVAVNLLGVLKASFLAENVQKGKSLLKGKLGEKVFSPVFSLIDDGTLKDGLATAPFDGEGVPTRKTVLVENGTVKSFLYNLYTAAKEGAVSTGNAVRSSFKALPELGTTNFYIPRGGVSRESLFKQTSRGVYITEVLGMHTANPVSGDFSVGATGFLVENGEIIRPVRGITIAGNIKDLFGKLIAVGDDLRFYGAKGSPTLLIEEVAVSGS, encoded by the coding sequence GTGGAGATTCTGGAACTGGCGTTAGCGGAAATTAAAGCGAAAAAGGCTGATGGGGAAGTTTGTTATACCCGGGGCGAAGAGCTTTCGGTGGAAGTGCGGGAAGGACGGGTGGAGACGGTTAAGCAGGCGGTAGAAGAAGGGGTAGGGGTACGGGTCTTTTACGAGGGAAGGCTTGGCTTTGCCTATACCACGGTAATGACTCCGGAAAAAATCAAGGAAACGGTGGAAAAAGCAGTCCAGGCGGCAAAGATTACCGATAGCGATCCTTACTTACGTTTGGCAAAACCTTCTACCTACCCAACGCCGGAGTTAACCGACCCGGAAATAACCACTGCTTCCTTGGAGGAAAAGGTTAATTTAGCACTTACCATGGAAAGAGAAGCGTTAAATTTCAGCCCCAAAATTAAGGGGATTGAAACTGCGGCCTATGATGACTACCATTATCAATGGCATTTAGCCAATACCGAAGGTTTTTTCGGAAGTTTTTCGGGAAATTATGCTTCAATTTATATTTATTTAGCTTCGGAAGATGAATCGGGCTCGGAGACCGCTTTTTCCTATAAAGTAACCCGCAAGTTTAAGGAAATAGACCCGAAAGCTGTAGGCCGGGAAGCGGCGGAAAAAGCGGTAGCCAAACTTGGGGCCGGTAAGGTTCCCTCCGGACGGTATATGGCACTTTTAGACCCGTATGTGGCCGTAAATCTTTTAGGGGTGTTAAAAGCCTCGTTCTTAGCGGAAAATGTGCAAAAAGGTAAAAGCCTTTTAAAAGGGAAACTTGGCGAAAAAGTGTTTAGCCCCGTTTTCAGCTTAATTGATGATGGTACCCTTAAAGATGGCCTGGCTACTGCACCGTTTGACGGGGAAGGGGTGCCTACCCGGAAAACCGTTTTGGTAGAAAACGGTACTGTTAAAAGCTTTCTTTATAATTTATACACCGCCGCCAAAGAAGGAGCGGTTTCAACCGGCAATGCCGTTCGCTCTTCCTTTAAAGCTTTACCGGAGCTGGGGACCACTAATTTCTACATTCCTCGGGGAGGAGTTAGCCGGGAAAGTTTATTTAAACAAACCAGCCGGGGGGTTTATATTACCGAAGTGCTCGGGATGCATACCGCAAACCCCGTTTCCGGTGATTTTTCGGTAGGAGCGACCGGCTTTTTAGTAGAAAATGGCGAAATTATCCGGCCGGTCAGGGGGATAACCATTGCCGGGAATATAAAAGATTTATTTGGAAAATTAATTGCTGTGGGCGATGACCTGCGCTTTTACGGAGCTAAAGGAAGTCCGACCCTGTTAATTGAAGAGGTGGCGGTAAGCGGAAGTTAG
- a CDS encoding histidine kinase — protein MEPLLKLFLLAVIMTAFEGFFEFYVFFPEGLKLLLPVILLFLINFFGVYVASYFFRTFRVITLKKEEQDQLNPLMLANEALPIIKQGLNVETAGKIAEIIQRISDMEAVAITDREKVLAYVGVGCERHKIGDPIRTFATKEAIRTGELKIIDHSLKYICSVKDCDCPLQAAVVVPLKIRGQVVGTIKLYQTKKGEMPAQTVKLAMGIAQILNLQMEIAELDRQAQMVTKAQLEALQAKINPHFLFNTLNTIIMFNRTNPELARKLLIHLAKFFRQTLKKQGMFGTLKEELDYVNTYLVLEKARFRQKLRIIRDIDRELLNYQFPVLTLQPLVENAVKHGITPKESQGTVLIRIKRDGEKINVEIKDDGVGISPSMVGRVLEPGFGSGNGVGMSNVHERLLSLYGREAGLKIESKLGVGTTVSFSIPALKVEEEGERENEN, from the coding sequence TTGGAACCCTTACTAAAGCTTTTTCTTTTAGCGGTGATAATGACAGCTTTTGAAGGGTTTTTTGAATTTTATGTTTTTTTTCCGGAAGGCTTAAAGCTTTTACTGCCCGTTATTCTCCTGTTTTTAATTAATTTTTTTGGAGTATATGTAGCCAGCTACTTTTTTCGCACTTTCCGGGTGATTACTTTAAAAAAAGAAGAGCAGGACCAATTAAATCCTCTCATGCTGGCCAATGAAGCTTTGCCGATTATCAAGCAGGGATTAAATGTGGAGACCGCCGGAAAAATTGCCGAAATAATTCAGCGGATTAGCGACATGGAAGCGGTAGCAATTACGGACCGGGAAAAAGTGCTGGCGTATGTGGGGGTTGGTTGTGAACGGCATAAGATAGGGGACCCTATCCGGACCTTTGCCACCAAAGAAGCCATCCGCACCGGGGAGCTTAAAATAATTGACCACAGTTTAAAATACATTTGTTCGGTAAAAGACTGCGACTGCCCCCTCCAGGCGGCGGTGGTTGTTCCTTTGAAAATTCGCGGGCAGGTGGTGGGTACAATAAAGCTTTACCAGACGAAAAAAGGCGAGATGCCGGCCCAAACCGTAAAACTTGCGATGGGGATTGCCCAGATCTTAAACCTGCAAATGGAAATAGCCGAGCTTGACCGCCAGGCGCAAATGGTGACCAAAGCCCAGTTAGAAGCGCTGCAGGCCAAGATAAATCCGCACTTTCTTTTTAATACCTTAAATACCATCATTATGTTTAACCGGACCAACCCGGAATTAGCCCGAAAGCTTCTAATTCATCTGGCAAAATTTTTCCGGCAAACTTTAAAAAAACAGGGGATGTTTGGCACGTTAAAGGAAGAGCTTGATTACGTCAATACTTATTTAGTTCTGGAAAAAGCCCGGTTTCGGCAAAAGCTTAGAATTATAAGGGATATTGACCGGGAATTACTGAATTACCAGTTTCCGGTATTAACATTACAACCACTTGTGGAAAATGCGGTTAAACACGGTATTACCCCTAAAGAATCCCAGGGTACGGTTTTAATCCGGATTAAGAGGGATGGGGAAAAAATTAACGTGGAAATAAAGGATGATGGAGTGGGAATTTCTCCCAGTATGGTTGGCCGGGTTTTGGAACCGGGATTTGGTTCGGGAAACGGGGTCGGGATGTCCAACGTTCACGAACGTTTGCTCAGTTTGTACGGCCGGGAGGCGGGCCTTAAAATAGAGTCGAAGTTAGGGGTGGGGACTACCGTGAGTTTTTCCATTCCGGCGTTAAAAGTTGAAGAAGAAGGGGAGAGGGAAAATGAAAATTAG